In the Candidatus Omnitrophota bacterium genome, AGCAAATCGATGACGCGGTTGGAGTAGCCCCACTCGTTGTCGTACCACCCGAAGGTCTTGACCAGCGTCTTGTCGATGACCGCCGTCAGCGTCGCGTCGAAGATGCACGAGTGCGGGTTGCCGTTGAAATCCTTGGAGACGAGCGGGTCGGTGTTGTACTGCAGGATGCGCTTCATCGGGCCCTCCGCCGCCGCCTTAAACAC is a window encoding:
- a CDS encoding aldehyde dehydrogenase; amino-acid sequence: VFKAAAEGPMKRILQYNTDPLVSKDFNGNPHSCIFDATLTAVIDKTLVKTFGWYDNEWGYSNRVIDLLEYVAKKGFSAGNSSAAKATVGV